From Plectropomus leopardus isolate mb unplaced genomic scaffold, YSFRI_Pleo_2.0 unplaced_scaffold20862, whole genome shotgun sequence:
CAACGAGCCCGTACGCGTTAACCACGTGAGCGTCTGAGCAGGCCAGCTTCACCACCGAGTGGCTGTCACAGTAGACTTTGTGAATGACGCTCCCGCACAGCCGGGACTGAGAGTTCAGATAGATGACCACGATACAAGCGAGCAACGGGTACGACCACGTCAGAGCCACCAGGGCGCCCACCCTGCTCAACGTCATCCGAGCGTTATACTGCAGAGGGAGACAGATGGCCAGGTATCGATCATAAGACATGACGGCCAAGTTCAGATACTCGACAGCTCCGTACGTGTGCACGCAGTAAACCTGCAGGAAACAAGCTGCAGCAGAAACGGTGTGAAGGTCAGAGAGGATCTGAAGCAGCAGGAAGGGAAACAACCCTGAACTACCATACAgctcattcacacacaggcTGACCAGGAAAAGGTACATAGGTTCATGTAAGCTTCTGTTCACGCAGATGACCACGATCACACACACGTTCGCTGCCACgatgaaaacatacaaaatcacaacaatc
This genomic window contains:
- the LOC121965608 gene encoding olfactory receptor 11A1-like, with amino-acid sequence MNSTQVSYFTLAAYFDGGSLKYLYFVIVVILYVFIVAANVCVIVVICVNRSLHEPMYLFLVSLCVNELYGSSGLFPFLLLQILSDLHTVSAAACFLQVYCVHTYGAVEYLNLAVMSYDRYLAICLPLQYNARMTLSRVGALVALTWSYPLLACIVVIYLNSQSRLCGSVIHKVYCDSHSVVKLACSDAHVVNAYGLVASFGTIFGAFAFILYTYVKILLVCFSGSKQTRQKAVSTCSPHLASLCNFSVGASFELIQSRFDMSSVPNVLRIFLSLYFLTCPPLFNPVLYGLNLSKIRLIGKSLLPKVG